The Parabacteroides sp. AD58 genome includes a window with the following:
- a CDS encoding exodeoxyribonuclease III codes for MKFISWNVNGIRACCDKGFRDAFKSLDADFFCLQETKMQEGQLDLSFDGYQSFWNYAQKKGYSGTAIFTRHQPLQVTYGLGLEEHDQEGRVITLEMENFYLITVYTPNSQDGLKRLDYRMTWEDEFRAYLKRLDAHKPVIVCGDLNVAHREIDLKNPKTNRMNAGFTDQEREKFQTLLDAGFIDTFRYFYPDREGIYSWWSYRFKAREKNAGWRIDYFLVSERLKPQLTGAEIHTEIFGSDHCPVEVTLAL; via the coding sequence ATGAAATTTATCTCTTGGAACGTCAATGGAATCCGGGCGTGTTGCGACAAAGGTTTCCGCGATGCCTTCAAATCGCTGGATGCAGATTTCTTTTGCCTGCAGGAAACCAAGATGCAGGAAGGCCAGCTGGACTTATCGTTCGACGGCTATCAGTCGTTTTGGAATTATGCCCAGAAGAAAGGGTATTCCGGAACCGCTATCTTTACCCGCCATCAGCCGCTTCAGGTAACGTATGGACTGGGCTTGGAAGAGCACGATCAGGAAGGTCGTGTCATCACGTTGGAAATGGAGAACTTTTATTTAATAACCGTCTATACGCCTAATTCGCAAGATGGATTAAAGCGATTGGATTATCGGATGACATGGGAAGACGAGTTTCGGGCTTATCTGAAAAGACTGGATGCCCACAAGCCGGTGATCGTCTGCGGTGATTTGAATGTAGCCCACCGGGAAATCGATTTGAAGAACCCGAAGACGAACCGCATGAATGCCGGCTTTACCGATCAGGAAAGGGAAAAGTTCCAGACATTGCTGGATGCCGGTTTTATTGATACGTTCCGTTATTTCTATCCCGACCGCGAAGGTATTTACTCTTGGTGGTCTTACCGGTTCAAAGCCCGTGAGAAGAATGCGGGCTGGCGTATTGATTATTTCTTAGTGTCCGAGCGATTAAAACCACAACTGACCGGCGCTGAAATCCATACTGAAATCTTCGGTTCCGATCATTGCCCGGTAGAAGTTACTTTAGCTTTGTAA
- a CDS encoding IS982-like element IS1187 family transposase has product MSKKLYMSLIFSNLVVIKTLSSNHRMYNLYAKFVKILEICKQFSENLVNDSGNVPRRGPVPKFSDLEVVALSLTAETESIDSEKWLFDYKLQEYKDSIPNLISRRQFNDRRKKTSGLCEELRKRIAMEMDGGEEQFFVDSKPIEVCRVARGKRCKMGRAGNFSQAPDFGFCASQNTYYFGYKLHALCGLSGVIHSYDLSKASVADLHYMKDVKHTYHDCSIYGDKGYIGADVQLDLFETAHIRLECPYRLNQKDWKPTFIPFAKARKRIETIFSQLTDQFLVIRNYAKITNGLFARIIGKISALTILQYVNFINDKPIGRIKYALN; this is encoded by the coding sequence ATGAGTAAAAAGTTGTACATGTCGCTGATTTTTAGTAACTTAGTGGTGATTAAAACATTAAGTTCAAACCATCGTATGTACAACCTTTATGCAAAATTCGTCAAAATACTTGAGATATGCAAGCAATTCTCTGAAAATCTCGTCAATGATTCGGGTAATGTTCCACGTCGTGGTCCTGTTCCCAAGTTTTCGGATTTGGAAGTGGTGGCGCTATCCCTGACGGCAGAGACCGAGAGCATTGATAGTGAGAAGTGGTTGTTCGACTATAAATTGCAAGAATACAAGGACAGCATTCCCAATCTCATATCAAGGAGACAGTTCAATGACCGCAGGAAGAAAACGTCAGGCCTGTGTGAGGAACTGCGCAAGCGGATTGCCATGGAAATGGATGGCGGAGAGGAACAATTCTTTGTTGACTCCAAGCCGATAGAGGTCTGTAGGGTTGCAAGAGGAAAACGTTGCAAGATGGGGCGTGCCGGCAATTTCTCGCAAGCTCCCGACTTCGGCTTCTGTGCTTCGCAGAACACGTATTATTTTGGTTATAAGTTACACGCTCTCTGTGGGTTAAGTGGAGTTATCCATTCCTATGATCTGTCAAAGGCAAGTGTGGCTGACCTCCATTATATGAAGGATGTAAAACATACTTATCACGACTGTAGCATCTATGGTGACAAAGGGTATATTGGAGCTGACGTACAGCTTGACTTGTTCGAAACCGCACACATAAGACTGGAGTGTCCGTATCGGCTCAACCAAAAGGATTGGAAACCGACATTCATTCCGTTTGCAAAGGCAAGAAAGAGGATTGAGACAATATTCTCACAACTTACAGACCAGTTCTTGGTCATCAGGAACTACGCGAAAATAACGAATGGTTTGTTTGCCAGAATCATTGGCAAAATTAGTGCACTTACCATTCTGCAATACGTAAACTTCATTAACGACAAGCCCATTGGCAGAATTAAGTATGCACTAAATTAA
- a CDS encoding glycoside hydrolase family 2 protein: protein MKTRKYVCWLLALLYCLPAFSQTPIAVQRPDAGSKICLHEGWYARNVREIGEDGNRLTAKPFESTGWMKAKVPGTVLTTLLENKIYPAPEFGLNNQLIPDIYQVGRDFYTYWFVCPFTMDTLQPGQHAWLNFRGINYKAEIYLNGKRVNATTHEGMFLRKSYDITPYLKGTESNVLAVLVFPPDHVGNPNGGQGGDGQIARNCTMQYTPGWDWIQPVRDRNTGIWDEVSIAVTKDVRVQHPYVVTKVPGVRVPSASKQEPAYLETSVELENVSDQVQKGTAVAAYNGKELRVPVSLEPGEKKLVSFPKETIRNPKLWWPNGIGQQPLEKIHFSFIEQASQQVSDQQSVRFGIREIQTRKNEQNGGREFYVNGQRIYITGGNYIDSDWLLRLSPERYDHEVRFHAEMNLRMIRVWGGALLERPEFYQACDKYGILVFQDLWGSGDCNGAWEDLTKLDSRERRWEYPDNHALFLQMAEDQIKMIRNHPSLCLWCGANEWPLAKDIDETLKNDMLPRLDPNRYFTSCSTDSVFTRNYLGDNGDGPYGIQEPEWFFTFHSHPFNPEAGSVGSPEVESFRAFMPEDALKAFPRKSRTRNPNWIYHKDLGYGDHLERYGELQTIEDYCRYSQLVNYDQYRSFMEGWASHMWDWYTGILIWKTQNPWTALRGQMYDWYLDVNASLYGTKKGCEPLHPFYNLVTKQVQLLNTTVEAVSNLTVKAEIFNREGKRLWEQSAQANAEASQVKDIFAVPVPSEVSGVYFLKLSLWNGLETELTRNIYWLTTTPKDYRTLHELPKSSPDIKTTFTKDGNMYTGKTVFTGDAHISFFNRIKVFDKQTGKRILPVHYSDNYITLMPGDQQTVTFSFQSELPESKIEVVVEGFNK from the coding sequence ATGAAAACACGAAAGTATGTATGTTGGCTGCTGGCTTTACTTTATTGTCTGCCGGCTTTTTCCCAAACTCCGATAGCGGTGCAACGGCCTGATGCCGGAAGTAAAATTTGTTTGCACGAAGGCTGGTATGCGCGGAATGTCCGTGAAATAGGAGAAGACGGAAATCGCCTTACTGCCAAACCTTTTGAATCAACCGGGTGGATGAAAGCCAAGGTTCCCGGAACAGTTTTAACCACTTTACTCGAGAACAAGATCTATCCGGCTCCCGAATTCGGACTGAATAATCAGTTGATTCCAGATATTTACCAGGTCGGACGGGACTTTTATACCTATTGGTTTGTATGCCCGTTTACCATGGATACTTTACAGCCCGGGCAACACGCGTGGCTGAATTTCCGTGGCATTAATTATAAAGCTGAAATTTACCTGAACGGCAAGCGGGTAAATGCCACTACGCACGAAGGTATGTTCCTGCGGAAGTCGTATGACATTACTCCTTACCTGAAAGGGACGGAATCTAATGTCCTGGCTGTTTTGGTCTTTCCTCCCGATCATGTCGGCAACCCGAATGGAGGACAAGGTGGAGACGGACAGATTGCCCGCAATTGTACCATGCAATATACGCCGGGCTGGGATTGGATTCAGCCGGTACGCGACCGCAATACGGGTATTTGGGATGAAGTTTCCATTGCTGTTACCAAAGATGTCCGGGTGCAGCATCCGTATGTGGTAACAAAAGTGCCCGGTGTCCGGGTTCCAAGTGCAAGCAAACAAGAACCTGCTTATCTGGAAACCTCTGTCGAATTGGAGAATGTATCTGATCAGGTCCAAAAAGGAACGGCGGTTGCTGCTTATAATGGAAAGGAGCTTCGGGTTCCGGTCTCTTTGGAACCGGGCGAAAAGAAGCTTGTTTCTTTCCCCAAAGAAACGATCCGTAATCCTAAGCTATGGTGGCCGAATGGTATCGGACAGCAGCCTTTGGAAAAGATTCATTTCTCCTTTATTGAACAGGCTTCGCAACAAGTCAGCGACCAGCAGTCGGTTCGTTTCGGTATCCGGGAAATCCAGACCCGAAAGAATGAACAGAATGGCGGACGTGAATTTTACGTCAACGGACAACGGATTTATATCACGGGCGGAAATTATATTGATTCCGACTGGTTGCTCCGGCTTTCTCCCGAGCGATACGACCATGAAGTCCGCTTCCATGCTGAAATGAACTTACGTATGATCCGTGTCTGGGGCGGTGCCTTGCTCGAACGCCCAGAGTTCTACCAGGCATGTGATAAATATGGTATCTTAGTCTTCCAGGATTTATGGGGAAGCGGCGACTGTAACGGCGCCTGGGAAGACTTGACAAAGCTCGATTCCCGCGAACGTCGCTGGGAATATCCAGATAATCATGCCTTATTCTTGCAAATGGCAGAAGACCAGATTAAGATGATCCGTAATCATCCGAGTCTTTGCCTTTGGTGCGGTGCCAACGAATGGCCTTTGGCAAAAGATATCGACGAAACTTTGAAGAACGATATGTTACCCCGGCTCGATCCTAACCGTTATTTTACCAGTTGCTCTACCGATTCCGTATTTACCCGTAATTATTTAGGGGATAATGGCGACGGTCCTTACGGTATTCAGGAACCGGAATGGTTCTTTACCTTCCATTCGCATCCGTTTAATCCCGAAGCCGGTTCTGTCGGTTCGCCGGAAGTAGAAAGCTTCCGGGCATTCATGCCGGAAGATGCTTTGAAAGCCTTTCCCAGAAAGAGTCGGACTCGTAATCCCAACTGGATTTATCATAAAGACTTAGGTTATGGAGATCATCTCGAACGATACGGAGAATTACAGACGATTGAAGACTATTGCCGATATTCCCAGTTGGTCAACTATGACCAGTACCGCAGTTTCATGGAAGGTTGGGCTTCGCATATGTGGGATTGGTACACGGGAATCCTGATCTGGAAGACACAGAACCCGTGGACAGCCTTACGCGGACAAATGTACGACTGGTATCTTGATGTAAATGCTTCGTTGTACGGCACGAAGAAAGGATGCGAACCGCTTCATCCTTTCTATAATTTGGTGACTAAGCAGGTGCAACTGTTAAATACTACGGTAGAAGCCGTAAGCAATCTGACTGTAAAGGCTGAAATCTTCAACCGCGAAGGAAAAAGACTATGGGAACAGTCTGCTCAGGCAAATGCCGAAGCGAGTCAGGTAAAAGATATCTTTGCCGTTCCGGTTCCATCAGAAGTAAGCGGTGTTTATTTCCTGAAACTTTCTTTATGGAACGGACTGGAAACAGAACTGACCCGCAACATTTACTGGCTGACAACCACGCCAAAAGATTACCGGACGCTGCACGAACTGCCGAAGTCATCACCTGATATAAAGACAACTTTCACGAAAGACGGCAACATGTATACAGGGAAAACTGTTTTTACAGGAGATGCTCATATCAGTTTCTTCAATCGGATCAAAGTATTCGATAAACAAACGGGTAAACGCATCCTTCCGGTACACTACTCGGATAATTACATTACTTTGATGCCGGGCGACCAGCAGACGGTAACATTCAGCTTTCAGTCTGAATTGCCCGAAAGTAAGATCGAGGTCGTTGTGGAAGGATTTAATAAGTAA
- the dgt gene encoding dGTP triphosphohydrolase, with protein MNWTQLLSGKRFGLEEYHERKHERTDFQRDYDRLIFSSPFRRLQNKTQVFPLPGSIFVHNRLTHSLEVSCVGRSLGNNIAKALIQKYPGGSVNFPEIGSIVSAACLAHDMGNPPFGHSGERAITAYFLEGNGMKWEEKVREEGGRWEDFLHFEGNANAIRLLTHQFIGRRKGGFAMTYSTLASIVKYPYASTEAGRKGKFGFFQSEEASYRRIATELGIEPDPENPRKFARYPLVYLVEAADDICYQIMDIEDACKLHILTADEAIQLLLNFFEGERLEHIQRIMKMVDDTNEQIAYLRSCIIGLLVDECSRIFLEHEDDFLNGTFPNSLIEHISGKAKLAYEACSATAYKKIYSSKEVLDVELAGYHIFSHLIDSFTEAVMNPNHAYSKLLLQRVPEQYDVKAPGTYGKIQCVLDYISGMTDVYALDLYRKITGMSLPAV; from the coding sequence ATGAACTGGACACAACTACTTTCCGGAAAACGCTTTGGACTGGAAGAATACCATGAGCGAAAACATGAGCGAACCGATTTTCAGCGAGATTATGACCGGCTGATTTTCTCTTCACCTTTCCGCCGTTTGCAGAATAAAACGCAGGTATTCCCTTTGCCGGGAAGTATCTTTGTGCACAACCGACTGACTCATAGTTTGGAGGTCTCGTGTGTTGGCCGTTCGTTGGGTAATAATATCGCAAAGGCATTGATACAGAAATATCCGGGAGGAAGTGTGAATTTTCCGGAGATCGGTTCTATCGTTTCGGCAGCCTGCCTGGCGCATGACATGGGAAATCCACCTTTCGGTCATTCCGGAGAACGGGCTATTACAGCTTATTTTCTCGAAGGGAACGGAATGAAATGGGAAGAGAAAGTACGCGAAGAAGGAGGACGATGGGAAGATTTCCTGCATTTTGAAGGCAACGCCAATGCGATCCGTCTACTGACGCATCAGTTTATTGGGAGGCGTAAAGGCGGTTTTGCCATGACATACAGTACACTGGCCTCTATTGTCAAATATCCTTATGCTTCAACCGAAGCCGGCAGAAAAGGAAAGTTCGGCTTTTTCCAGTCGGAAGAAGCATCTTACCGGCGCATTGCGACGGAACTGGGTATTGAACCTGATCCGGAGAATCCGAGGAAGTTTGCCCGTTATCCGTTAGTCTATCTCGTTGAAGCGGCCGATGACATCTGTTATCAGATCATGGATATAGAAGACGCCTGCAAATTACATATACTGACGGCCGACGAAGCGATTCAGCTCCTGCTAAACTTCTTTGAAGGAGAACGCCTGGAACATATCCAGCGAATCATGAAAATGGTAGATGATACGAATGAACAGATAGCTTATTTGCGCTCATGCATCATCGGTCTGTTAGTCGACGAATGCAGCCGGATCTTTTTGGAACATGAAGATGATTTCCTGAACGGGACATTTCCTAATTCCCTGATTGAGCATATATCAGGAAAGGCAAAGCTGGCCTATGAAGCCTGTTCCGCTACAGCCTACAAGAAAATATACAGTTCAAAGGAAGTATTGGATGTGGAACTGGCCGGTTATCATATATTCAGCCATCTGATCGATAGCTTTACAGAAGCCGTAATGAATCCGAATCATGCCTATAGCAAGTTACTGTTACAGCGAGTTCCTGAACAGTATGATGTAAAGGCTCCGGGAACTTATGGAAAAATACAGTGCGTATTAGATTAT